The segment GAATATTGTTAGAAGTTCCAATGTGCAGTTGCTGTATAGTGATCCATCTGATATGGAATTTATAAGTATCTACGGAGAAGCCAGTGTGGTAACAGATAAAAGTATTCTAGAGGAACTTTATAATAAAAAGGATGATGCCTGGTTTACAGGAGTTGATGATCCAAATCTCACAGCTTTAAAAATCACACCTAAAGAAGCTTACTACTGGGACACAAAAGAAAATAAATATATCAGCCTTTTTAAAATGGGTATATCTGCTATAACTGGCGATAATAAAGATGTAGGTGAAAAAGGAAAATTGAAGTTTTAAAATGGGATTTTTTGCAATCCCAGGACCTTATAGCGCCCTCCCGTTATAAGGTCTTTTTTTTATTACTATTTTTGTGATACTAAAATAAAACTATGAATGCATACATATTTCCCGGGCAGGGAGCACAATTTTCAGGAATGGGACTTGATCTTTACGAGAAGTACCCCGAAGCCCAAAAACTCTTTGAGCGGGCGAATGATATTTTAGATTTTCATATAACAGATATAATGTTTGAAGGATCTGCCGAGGATCTCAAACAAACCAAAGTTACCCAACTTAGCCGTATTTCTTCATTCGGTAATATTGAGCAAAGTGCTTGGCAACTCCTTTAAACCCGATATGGTAGCCGGACATTCTTTAGGAGAAATTTCTGCTTTGGTTGCTAATAATACGCTTTCTTTTGAATCCGGCTTAAGGCTGGTTTACCAGCGGGCCTTGGCCATGCAGGAAGCTTGTGAACTGGAGCCCTCTACAATGGCGGCAGTTCTGGGACTGGAAGATTCCACTGTAGAATCTATCTGCGCCAAGGTCGATGGTGTGGTGGTAGCTGCCAATTATAATTGTCCCGGGCAGTTGGTAATTTCGGGTAGTGTGGCTGCTGTAGATAAAGCTTGTGAACTGCTTAAGGAAAATGGCGCCAAGCGGGCAATGGTTTTACTAGGTAGGAGGAGCTTTTCATTCTCCTTTAATGGAACCTGCCCGGAAAAAACTCGCTGAGGCTATTGAGGCAACCGAATTTAAAAGACCTATTTGTCCTGTTTACCAGAACGTCACGACCTTTGCTGTGACAGATCCTGAGGAAATTCAAAAAAAACCTTGTCTTTCAATTGACGGCACCTGTAAAATGGACTCAGTCTGTTCAAAATATGATAGCTGATGGCGCTACCCATTTTACTGAAGTTGGACCCGGAAAAGTTTTACAGGGACTGGTTAAAAAAATTGACAGAAGTGCAGAAGTAACTTCAGCTGAAATATAAAGAACTCTCTATAAAAGCAAGAAAATCCTGATCACGTGGTCAGGATTTTTTGTTTTACACTATCTCAGCCAAGCTTTACTTGCTCTTATACACTTCAGCCTCTTTCATAACAAATACAACTTCCTCCCGGGTTTTCAATGTTTTTAGTAGGAACTTCTTAGCAATTAATTATTTATGAATTTAATGACACTGCTGGTTATGAACTCTATTTGATCATCCTCCAGTTCGGTATGCATGGGCAGGGAAATCACTTCTTTTACCAGTAGATTTGTAACCGGAAAATCAGCTTCGTTATATCGGGAATCCTGATAAGCTTTTTGACTATGAAGTGGAATTGGATAATAAACTCCACATGGAATTCCTTTTTCATTTAAATGCTTCACCAGGGCGTCCCGCTTTCCATTGGTAATCTTTAGGGTATATTGATGATAAACGTGAGTATCACATTCTCCTTCTCTATATGGAATTACAATATTTTCCTGTCCCTCGAATGCCTGATCGTATTTTCTCGCTGCTTCCTTCCTGGCTTCGTTATATAGATCCAGCTTTGGCAACTTTGCTCTTAATACTGCTGCCTGCATACTATCCAGGCGCGAATTAACTCCAACCACATCGTGGTGATAGCGTTCATACATTCCATGATTTACAATTCCTCTTAGAGTATGAGCCAATTTATCGTCATTAGTAAAAATAGCACCGCCATCTCCAAAGCAACCTAAATTTTTGGATGGAAAGAATGATGTGGAAGCAACGTGGCCAATTGTACCTGTTTTATAGGTTTTCGCTTCGCGGGAATGAAAATTAGCTCCAATTGCCTGCGCATTGTCTTCTATAACATAAAGATCGTGCTCTTTGGCAATTTCCATAATTGAATCCATATTTGCAGTTTGCCCGAAAAGGTGAACTGGTACGATCGCTTTAGTTTTAGGAGTGATTGCTTTTCTTATTGCTTCGGGATCTATGTTAAAAGTATCAGGTTCCACATCTACTAAAACAGGAGTAAGTTGCAAAAGAGCTATTACTTCTACAGTTGCTGCAAAAGTGAAATCGGCAGTTATTACCTCATCACCCGGTTTAAGATCGAGCCCCATCATTGCAATTTGAAGAGCATCTGTACCGTTGGCGCAAGGAATTACGTGTTTCACATCGAGATATTCCTCCAGTTCCTTTTGGAATTTTTGAACTTCTGGCCCATTAATAAAGGCAGAAGTCTGCATGATCTCTTCCAGAGAGGTATTGATTTGATCTTTTATATGCTCATATTGACCCTGCAGGTCAACCATTTGTAATTTTTTCATGAAGTTTTTATTGTAGTACCACGAAAATACAAAATATCGGCCCCATCTCATGCGTATTTTATGGAAAGAGGTATTTTAGCGGTATAAAATAAGGTTTGGAAACATTATACAATATATCATCCTATTTAATTAAAAATATCCTCCCGGTCACGGGTCTATTTAGTGATAAGATGAAAAAATTTATTGATGGACGAAAAGAAACATTTTCGATACTTCAACAAAAAATTGACCCTCTTGATAAAGTAGTGTGGTTCCATGTTGCATCCCTGGGGGAATATGAACAGGGGCTACCAATAATTGAAACGGTAAAAGAATTATTCCCATCGCATAAGATTGTCATTAGCTTTTTTTCACCCTCAGGATATGAAAATAAAAAGAACTCGACTTTTGCCGATGCCGTCGTGTATCTTCCCCTGGACACACCTTCTAATGCTGCAAAGTTTTTAAATTTTGTACATCCTGATCTTGCCCTGTTTATAAAATATGACTTTTGGCCCAATTACCTAAAAGAACTGCAGAACCGGAATATTCCTTCTCTTCTAATTTCCGGGGGGTTCAGAAAAGATCAGCTTTTCTTTAAATCCTATGGAGACTGGATGAGGAAACCCCTTAAAACTTTCGAGTATTTTTTTGTTCAGAACGAACAATCTTTAGAGCTATTGAAATCAATAGGAATTGAAAATGTCACAGTAAGTGGGGATACAAGATTTGACCGCGTCTCACGGCAGTTAAAACAGAACAACAAGCTGGCTTTTATTGAAGAATTCCTGAATAATAAGGAATGTATAGTAGCGGGAAGTACCTGGCCTGAAGATGATATCCTGATGCAGAATTTCATAAACGAAGCTCCTTCTACAGTAAAATTTATAGTCGCACCTCACGAGATAAAGCCTGAGAAGATAAGAAAGCTGAAAAATAGTTTCTCTAAAAGGGCCATTCTTTTTACAGAAAAGGAAGATGCGCAGCTAAGTGACTATGAAATATTGATCCTTGACACCATTGGCCTGTTAACAAAGGTTTACAGTTATGCCGATATTGCTTATGTGGGAGGGGCCGCAGGTAAAACGGGTCTTCACAACATTTTGGAGCCAGCAACTTTTGGTGTCCCGATAGTAACAGGAAGCAATATTGAAAATTTCCCGGAAGCGATACAGCTACAGAAGATAGCTAAGCCTTTATACTGTTCAGAATTCCCGGGAATTTGATACCATCTTCTCAAAACTACTTAAAGACGGTGATTTTAGAAGGAAAACCGGAATAATTAGCGGGCATTTTATAAATAAGAATACAGGAGCAACTGAAGTTGTCCGACAGTACTTAATAGAAAATCACGTTAAATTTTCTTAATTTTTCACTTAATTTTTAAAAATTTGTACAATTTATCCTAAAGTCCTCCCAAAATTAATTTAGGAATTCATTATTGTAGTAATTTCGATCTATAGAAATCATAAAATCATGATTATGAAACGATTCATTTTAATGACATCACTAATCTTCTTTTCCTCTATGACTTTGTTTTCCTGTAGGGAAAGTGAGAAAGAGACTGTGGTGCGTGAAGTAGAAGTTGAAAAAGTTGAAGAAAAGGTTGAACCTCAAGAAACCGAAGAGAAAAAAGGAATTCTCGAAAGGACCGGGGAAAGAGTGGACAACGAAGTTAATGAAGAAATAGACGAAGAAATAGATAGAATTGGAGATGACACTTAATCTTCAAGAAGTTTTAATTTTTAATTTTTGTTAAGTCAAAAAGTTTAACCGCTAAAAACAAAAGATCATGAAAAAATCCCTTTTAATACTGGTAGCAGCTTTTACATTTAGTGCTTTCTTTACCTCTTGTAGAGAAAATGAAACCAGAACAGAAGAAGTTGAAGTTACTGATGATTTTGATAATACTGAAGAGGAAATAGAAGACGCTGCAGAAGATGTTGGTAACTCTATTGAAGAAGGAGCCAATGAAGTTGAGCAGGAACTTGAAGGAAACGACGATTTATAATCGTATATTAATACCGCCGGAAGGCAGAATTCTACAAATAACCACTAAATACTAAAATTATGAAGAAACTAGTTTTATTCCTCGCTCTTACTTTTACAACCAGCATGGTCTTTACTTCATGTAGAGACGATCGCTCTGGAGTTGAAAGAGCTGCAGATGATGCTTAGGTGACGCTATTGAAGAAGCTTAGTGACGAACTGGATTAACAATCCAACTCAACTAAAACTTAAAAGATCCATTCCTAACCAGTCTGGATCTTTTTTAATGTTTTAAGGTTTTGAACTCACTCTTCAATTCCTCCATAGATTGCTGAAGTTGCCTTAGCAAACCATTTTCTGAAGTAGCATCAACACTGAATGTAAGTTTGCTGTTTACCTGCCATATTTCCTGAATATCACTCACAAGAATTTCCACAG is part of the Antarcticibacterium sp. 1MA-6-2 genome and harbors:
- a CDS encoding pyridoxamine 5'-phosphate oxidase family protein; protein product: MSTENLASRDALKKMTDLVDDIKFAMLLTALDTQPISAIPMTTKKVDEAGNIWFLSGLNSEHNANIVRSSNVQLLYSDPSDMEFISIYGEASVVTDKSILEELYNKKDDAWFTGVDDPNLTALKITPKEAYYWDTKENKYISLFKMGISAITGDNKDVGEKGKLKF
- a CDS encoding DegT/DnrJ/EryC1/StrS aminotransferase family protein, producing the protein MKKLQMVDLQGQYEHIKDQINTSLEEIMQTSAFINGPEVQKFQKELEEYLDVKHVIPCANGTDALQIAMMGLDLKPGDEVITADFTFAATVEVIALLQLTPVLVDVEPDTFNIDPEAIRKAITPKTKAIVPVHLFGQTANMDSIMEIAKEHDLYVIEDNAQAIGANFHSREAKTYKTGTIGHVASTSFFPSKNLGCFGDGGAIFTNDDKLAHTLRGIVNHGMYERYHHDVVGVNSRLDSMQAAVLRAKLPKLDLYNEARKEAARKYDQAFEGQENIVIPYREGECDTHVYHQYTLKITNGKRDALVKHLNEKGIPCGVYYPIPLHSQKAYQDSRYNEADFPVTNLLVKEVISLPMHTELEDDQIEFITSSVIKFINN
- a CDS encoding glycosyltransferase N-terminal domain-containing protein; amino-acid sequence: MKKFIDGRKETFSILQQKIDPLDKVVWFHVASLGEYEQGLPIIETVKELFPSHKIVISFFSPSGYENKKNSTFADAVVYLPLDTPSNAAKFLNFVHPDLALFIKYDFWPNYLKELQNRNIPSLLISGGFRKDQLFFKSYGDWMRKPLKTFEYFFVQNEQSLELLKSIGIENVTVSGDTRFDRVSRQLKQNNKLAFIEEFLNNKECIVAGSTWPEDDILMQNFINEAPSTVKFIVAPHEIKPEKIRKLKNSFSKRAILFTEKEDAQLSDYEILILDTIGLLTKVYSYADIAYVGGAAGKTGLHNILEPATFGVPIVTGSNIENFPEAIQLQKIAKPLYCSEFPGI